In one Brevibacillus composti genomic region, the following are encoded:
- the sigK gene encoding RNA polymerase sporulation sigma factor SigK, with protein sequence MRMTSVRVHNLKKFENTGEDSEDLISIGTIGLIKAIESYQVDKGTKLATYAARCIENEILMHLRSLKKTKKDVSLHDPIGTDKEGNEITLIDVLGTETDEVVDAVQLKLESNKIYQHIHILDDREKEVIIGRFGLDQDKEKTQREIARELGISRSYVSRIEKRALMKLFNEFYRTKQAQGR encoded by the coding sequence ATGAGGATGACATCGGTTCGTGTTCACAACCTCAAAAAGTTCGAGAACACCGGAGAAGACAGTGAAGATTTGATTTCCATTGGAACCATCGGGTTAATCAAAGCGATTGAGAGTTATCAGGTTGATAAAGGGACAAAGCTGGCTACCTATGCTGCGCGGTGCATTGAAAATGAGATCCTGATGCATCTGCGCAGTTTGAAAAAGACAAAAAAAGATGTCTCCCTGCATGATCCCATCGGTACGGACAAAGAAGGAAACGAAATCACCCTGATCGACGTGCTCGGCACCGAAACGGACGAAGTGGTGGATGCAGTGCAACTGAAACTGGAATCCAACAAAATTTACCAGCATATTCACATCCTCGACGACCGGGAAAAAGAAGTGATTATCGGTCGATTCGGGCTGGATCAGGACAAGGAAAAGACGCAGCGGGAAATCGCCCGCGAGCTGGGCATTTCCCGTTCCTACGTATCCCGGATCGAAAAACGGGCCTTGATGAAGCTGTTCAATGAATTTTACCGGACGAAGCAGGCACAGGGGAGATAG
- a CDS encoding recombinase family protein: MYTAIYPRVSTGMQASEGTSLDAQIEICMRKAKDLGIPESMIKVYREEGFTGEDIDRPAMNEFRQDVAQGLVRRLIVTHPDRLTRDLTDKLILCRELERSNIELVFVDTEYRNTPEGQLFFNLMSSIAQYELSLIKKRTVRGRLKAVEKDKKIMPMRVAPYGYDLHENTLIINAQEAEFVQKIYHWYVHENYTLREIGDRLYALGAVPKRGESRNWSASSIRRVLTSEVYIGKFYYNRRETRKIRGEKTKNGTPKKTYAFREEKDWIEVTVPSIIDPQLFELAQVQKEKNMKRSGNVKYEYLLKSMIRCGHCGRMWQATTYTGRVNKETGEKIRYTCYRCPNLFPKKYGEGVEKCPTQTLRADMLDHYVWQLILETLSNPDDYMERLQSKSNEINLELQSAADHIKRQLEQKEKEKEKIKIMFKREVIDEQEMLTEMQKINAGLKSLEQELAGYEKQLSEQAEKEISANRIAEVSKAVRNFIESAGDELTLEEKRHILETLVDEVIIRYDGNEVQITAVGALDELKRQQFLQHEDDIGSCSQPQKVREHRRRQ; this comes from the coding sequence ATGTATACGGCCATATATCCAAGGGTTTCTACAGGCATGCAAGCATCAGAGGGCACAAGCCTTGATGCACAAATTGAGATTTGCATGCGGAAAGCGAAAGACTTGGGAATTCCCGAATCCATGATCAAAGTTTATCGCGAAGAAGGATTCACAGGTGAAGATATCGATCGGCCCGCCATGAATGAATTCAGACAAGATGTTGCGCAAGGGCTGGTCCGTCGCTTGATTGTTACCCACCCCGACCGGTTGACCAGGGACTTGACGGATAAATTAATCCTTTGCCGTGAGCTGGAGCGGAGCAATATCGAGCTGGTGTTCGTGGACACGGAATACCGGAATACGCCGGAAGGGCAGCTTTTTTTCAACCTGATGAGTTCCATAGCACAATACGAGTTGTCTTTAATCAAGAAGCGGACGGTACGCGGAAGACTCAAAGCGGTGGAAAAAGATAAGAAGATCATGCCCATGCGTGTGGCTCCCTATGGATATGATCTTCATGAAAATACCTTGATTATCAATGCGCAGGAAGCCGAATTTGTCCAGAAGATATACCACTGGTATGTTCATGAGAACTATACGCTTCGTGAAATCGGGGATCGACTCTATGCGTTGGGGGCGGTACCCAAACGAGGGGAAAGCAGGAACTGGAGCGCCAGTTCCATTAGAAGGGTTCTTACTTCTGAGGTGTACATCGGCAAGTTCTATTACAATCGTAGAGAAACCCGGAAGATTCGCGGGGAGAAAACCAAGAACGGCACACCGAAAAAAACATATGCCTTTCGCGAGGAAAAGGACTGGATCGAGGTTACCGTGCCAAGTATCATTGACCCGCAACTGTTTGAATTAGCCCAGGTGCAGAAAGAGAAAAACATGAAACGGTCAGGAAATGTAAAGTATGAGTATTTGTTAAAATCCATGATCCGGTGTGGACATTGCGGCAGAATGTGGCAAGCAACTACTTATACAGGCCGGGTAAATAAAGAAACGGGAGAAAAGATCCGTTACACCTGCTACAGATGTCCAAACCTCTTCCCAAAGAAGTATGGTGAAGGAGTTGAGAAGTGCCCAACTCAAACGTTGCGCGCCGATATGTTGGATCATTACGTCTGGCAGCTCATTTTGGAGACATTGTCTAATCCCGATGATTATATGGAGCGGCTGCAAAGCAAATCGAATGAGATTAACCTGGAACTTCAATCCGCCGCGGACCACATCAAACGTCAGCTGGAGCAGAAGGAGAAGGAAAAGGAAAAAATCAAAATCATGTTCAAGCGGGAGGTCATTGATGAGCAGGAGATGCTTACCGAAATGCAAAAGATTAATGCCGGACTAAAGTCGTTGGAGCAAGAGCTTGCCGGGTACGAAAAGCAGTTGTCAGAACAAGCGGAGAAGGAAATATCGGCCAATCGGATTGCCGAGGTCTCCAAGGCTGTCCGAAACTTTATCGAGAGCGCCGGCGACGAGCTTACCCTTGAGGAGAAGCGACATATCCTGGAGACCCTGGTTGATGAAGTTATTATTCGCTACGACGGGAACGAAGTACAGATTACTGCAGTCGGCGCCCTTGACGAGTTGAAACGGCAACAGTTTCTTCAGCATGAGGATGACATCGGTTCGTGTTCACAACCTCAAAAAGTTCGAGAACACCGGAGAAGACAGTGA
- a CDS encoding sigma 54-interacting transcriptional regulator, translated as MYEERLYELICENSAVVDITDEEQFYRFSTSFMAQELNIPRSIASSTLNKLYGTGELTKINTRPVYYLSRTQLEMRFHVDHIPALFSSVDQLSAFLQQNHERKDTFSAIIGHDKSLKTQIKQCKAAAYYPGTGLPLLISGPTGTGKSILAKHMHTFCLQKKLIMENAPFITCNCADYADNPELLTGVLFGYVKGAFTGADHDRVGILELDEAHRLSSSGQEKLFIFMDQGIFNRLGEGSKNRRSKVRLIFSTTERPKDVFLETLLRRIPIHIHMPALEERSREEIVHLICHCLSNESRMLGRDLIVGQEFFKVLLHHKFEGNIGELKNAIKYACAQAYLLFCEQDADDVIAVQCSDLPDKIVNASNRNRHSNGWEWKLAPERIRISKNFRYEKIQRLVEKQATSRHVQTAYEHVYHAYLFAANQQADQTAAGMEKKLKQYMDVLVEEQKSIGSNIQLSVLDATITHILDNFLSAWDVALPNHVRHFLSLHFFRRMNFMNMDNAISGNESKRFEAFLQVSFRKCIL; from the coding sequence TTGTATGAAGAAAGATTGTATGAGCTTATCTGCGAAAACAGCGCTGTAGTCGACATCACAGATGAGGAGCAGTTTTATCGCTTTTCGACTTCGTTTATGGCGCAAGAGCTTAACATTCCTCGAAGCATTGCTAGCTCCACCCTGAACAAACTGTACGGCACAGGCGAACTGACGAAGATCAATACAAGACCCGTCTATTATTTGAGCCGCACACAGCTGGAGATGCGATTTCATGTTGATCATATCCCCGCATTGTTTTCAAGCGTTGATCAGTTATCTGCTTTTCTCCAGCAGAATCATGAAAGGAAAGATACCTTTTCCGCCATCATCGGCCATGATAAAAGCCTAAAAACGCAAATAAAACAGTGCAAGGCGGCGGCGTATTATCCTGGGACGGGGCTGCCGCTTTTAATAAGCGGACCTACCGGGACCGGCAAAAGTATATTGGCAAAGCATATGCACACGTTCTGTTTACAGAAAAAACTGATTATGGAGAATGCTCCGTTTATTACATGTAACTGTGCGGATTACGCAGACAATCCAGAATTGCTGACGGGCGTGCTTTTTGGGTATGTAAAAGGTGCTTTTACCGGAGCGGACCATGACCGAGTTGGCATTCTAGAGCTCGATGAAGCCCATCGTCTCAGTTCCAGCGGTCAAGAGAAGCTGTTTATCTTTATGGATCAAGGGATCTTCAATCGGCTAGGCGAAGGTTCCAAAAACAGAAGGAGCAAGGTTCGGTTAATTTTTTCCACCACAGAGCGTCCCAAAGATGTATTTCTTGAAACCCTATTGCGGCGTATTCCCATCCACATTCATATGCCGGCTCTGGAGGAACGAAGCAGGGAAGAAATTGTGCACCTGATCTGCCATTGCCTCAGCAATGAGTCTCGCATGTTAGGCCGCGATCTGATTGTCGGCCAAGAATTTTTCAAAGTGCTTTTGCATCATAAATTTGAAGGCAACATCGGAGAGTTGAAAAACGCGATCAAGTACGCTTGTGCCCAAGCGTATCTCCTCTTTTGTGAGCAGGATGCCGATGATGTGATCGCTGTACAATGCAGCGATCTGCCGGACAAGATCGTCAACGCCTCAAATCGCAACCGTCATTCAAACGGGTGGGAGTGGAAACTGGCTCCCGAACGAATCCGGATATCCAAAAACTTCAGATATGAAAAAATTCAGCGGTTGGTAGAAAAACAAGCCACCTCTCGCCATGTGCAGACAGCATATGAACATGTGTATCATGCTTATCTCTTTGCTGCCAATCAGCAGGCGGATCAGACAGCAGCGGGCATGGAAAAGAAGTTGAAACAATACATGGATGTGCTGGTTGAGGAGCAAAAAAGCATCGGGTCAAACATCCAGTTATCCGTTCTGGACGCAACCATCACTCATATCCTAGACAACTTTTTATCCGCCTGGGATGTAGCCCTGCCCAATCATGTGCGCCATTTTCTCTCTCTTCATTTTTTCAGAAGAATGAATTTTATGAATATGGATAACGCGATATCTGGAAACGAATCAAAGCGATTCGAAGCTTTCTTGCAAGTGAGTTTCCGCAAGTGTATTCTCTGA
- a CDS encoding ExeA family protein: MFESFYGLHCSPFSRDIPTSELYESDILEETLGRLTYAAERQWFAVVTGDCGTGKTTTIRRFTELLDPAKYKVLYLSDSKLTPRHFYKGLLEQLGCESKFYRGDAKRQLHREIELMRGIHRLQPVVVIDEAHLLDREMLEEVRFLLNFKMDAQSPMALILVGQSELWDRLNLQAYAAIRQRIDLQRKLPYYDRAQTGAYIQRHMTYAGAEHDVFTDSAIDDIYRFSSGAARMINKACTHCLIYGAQNRHRIIDDHMVKRVIQGELS; encoded by the coding sequence ATGTTTGAATCCTTTTACGGGCTCCATTGTTCTCCATTTTCGAGGGATATTCCAACGAGTGAATTGTACGAGTCGGACATACTGGAAGAGACGCTCGGACGTCTTACGTACGCAGCTGAGCGGCAGTGGTTTGCCGTTGTTACCGGCGACTGCGGAACAGGCAAGACAACGACGATTCGCCGGTTTACCGAATTGCTCGACCCTGCCAAGTACAAGGTGCTCTACCTGTCGGACTCCAAGCTGACGCCGAGACACTTCTACAAAGGGCTGCTTGAGCAACTCGGCTGCGAGTCAAAGTTCTACCGAGGCGACGCCAAACGCCAGCTTCATCGCGAGATCGAGCTCATGCGCGGCATTCATCGGCTACAGCCAGTTGTTGTCATCGATGAGGCTCATTTGCTCGACCGCGAAATGCTGGAGGAAGTACGCTTTCTGCTTAATTTCAAGATGGATGCACAGAGCCCGATGGCGCTCATTCTCGTGGGCCAAAGCGAACTATGGGATCGCCTGAATCTTCAGGCGTATGCTGCGATCCGTCAACGTATCGACCTGCAGAGAAAGCTGCCCTACTATGATCGAGCCCAGACGGGCGCTTATATTCAGCGGCATATGACTTATGCCGGTGCAGAGCATGATGTTTTTACGGATAGTGCGATCGACGACATTTACCGTTTCTCCAGCGGTGCCGCTCGGATGATCAACAAGGCGTGTACACACTGCCTCATCTACGGCGCACAGAACAGACATCGGATCATCGACGATCATATGGTCAAGCGTGTCATACAGGGAGAATTATCGTGA
- a CDS encoding DDE-type integrase/transposase/recombinase: MKDQKRAEAIAAERVQLLSPLLAEGLDPAKAREIKARICEQTGISERTLRRYLAKYRQDGFGGLKPKGKGRQPSDATIPPEVLEQAILLRREVPSRSVAQLIQILEWEGRIQPGEIKRSTLQEKLAQRGYSTRHMRMYAESGVAARRFQQRYRNRLWHSDIKYGPYLPIGPDGAMKQVFLVTFIDDATRFVLHSEFYPVMDKTIVEDCFRRAIQKFGVPESVYFGNGKQYRTKWMTRACSKLGIRLLFAKPYSPEATGKVERFNRVVDAFLSEAALEKPKTLERLNELFAVWLSECYQNKPHSALENKRSPESAFRSDKKALRFVDPDTLANAFLHCETRKVDKSGCISFMDRKYEVGLSFIGRTVDVVFDPADITELTIEYEGHTPWRVRELIIGERAGKRPPLPDHLNRLPADASRLLAAAEERSRDRKAQQVPAVAYRRVKKEDSHV; this comes from the coding sequence ATGAAAGATCAAAAGAGAGCCGAGGCCATTGCGGCGGAGCGTGTACAACTGCTGTCTCCGCTTTTGGCAGAAGGACTTGACCCTGCCAAGGCGAGAGAGATCAAGGCTAGGATTTGTGAGCAGACAGGAATCTCCGAGCGGACGCTACGCCGGTATTTGGCAAAGTATCGTCAAGACGGTTTTGGGGGGCTAAAGCCGAAAGGCAAAGGGCGGCAACCGTCAGACGCAACGATTCCGCCGGAGGTATTAGAGCAGGCCATTCTGCTGCGCCGTGAGGTACCCAGCAGAAGCGTTGCCCAACTCATTCAAATCCTCGAATGGGAAGGACGTATCCAACCTGGTGAGATCAAGCGCAGTACCCTCCAGGAGAAGCTAGCTCAGCGTGGCTACAGCACACGCCACATGCGTATGTATGCTGAATCAGGTGTGGCCGCAAGGCGTTTTCAACAGCGCTATCGCAATCGTCTCTGGCATTCGGACATCAAATACGGTCCGTATTTGCCCATAGGTCCGGATGGTGCCATGAAGCAAGTGTTCCTTGTCACGTTCATCGACGACGCGACGCGGTTTGTGCTGCATAGTGAGTTCTATCCGGTCATGGACAAGACCATTGTGGAGGACTGCTTCCGCCGGGCGATTCAGAAGTTCGGCGTACCCGAATCGGTCTACTTCGGCAACGGCAAGCAATATCGTACCAAGTGGATGACCCGTGCATGCTCCAAGCTCGGCATCCGGCTGTTGTTTGCGAAGCCCTACTCGCCGGAGGCTACAGGGAAGGTCGAACGTTTCAATCGCGTTGTTGACGCGTTTCTAAGTGAGGCAGCGCTTGAGAAACCGAAGACACTGGAGCGGCTGAATGAGCTATTTGCGGTGTGGCTGTCGGAGTGCTACCAGAACAAGCCGCATTCAGCGCTCGAAAACAAACGCAGTCCAGAATCAGCTTTTCGCAGCGACAAGAAGGCGCTCCGTTTCGTCGATCCAGATACGCTCGCAAATGCCTTCTTACACTGCGAGACACGTAAGGTCGACAAGTCGGGTTGCATCAGCTTCATGGATCGCAAGTATGAGGTTGGCCTTTCATTCATCGGCCGCACGGTGGATGTCGTGTTCGACCCTGCGGATATCACGGAACTTACGATCGAGTACGAGGGGCATACGCCGTGGCGTGTTCGGGAACTCATCATTGGCGAACGCGCGGGAAAGCGTCCGCCGTTACCGGACCACCTGAACAGATTGCCAGCTGACGCCTCAAGGTTGCTTGCTGCTGCAGAAGAGCGCAGCCGGGATCGAAAGGCTCAGCAGGTACCTGCTGTAGCCTACCGCCGGGTCAAGAAGGAGGACAGCCATGTTTGA